In a single window of the Myxococcus guangdongensis genome:
- a CDS encoding Rieske (2Fe-2S) protein — translation MTKIKLGPADFAEKEMRGYEVGKRNVCIAKIHGRYKGLDDWCNHAGCLLSGGRLEDNMVVCPCHEVGFDMDTGKNETSPGVCDDQPTVSVEVEDGTLVLELPDNT, via the coding sequence ATGACGAAGATCAAGCTCGGACCGGCGGACTTCGCCGAGAAGGAAATGCGCGGCTACGAAGTCGGCAAGCGCAATGTCTGCATCGCGAAGATTCACGGCCGTTACAAGGGCCTTGATGATTGGTGCAACCACGCGGGCTGTCTGCTGTCCGGCGGACGCCTCGAGGACAACATGGTCGTCTGCCCCTGTCATGAGGTCGGCTTCGACATGGACACGGGGAAGAACGAGACCTCGCCTGGGGTCTGTGACGACCAGCCGACAGTGAGCGTCGAGGTCGAGGACGGCACCCTCGTCCTCGAGCTCCCCGACAACACCTGA
- a CDS encoding MogA/MoaB family molybdenum cofactor biosynthesis protein has protein sequence MHVSTFVVTCSDSRDASRDASGRVLREGLESAGHGVAGYLVVKDDPEAIRKAVAEAQSVGARALLFTGGTGIGRRDTTVETLRGLFEKELPGFGELFRMLSYKQIGSPAMMSRATAGTYQGMIIFALPGSPQAVRLALEALILPELGHAVRELTR, from the coding sequence GTGCATGTCAGCACCTTCGTGGTGACGTGCTCCGACAGTCGCGATGCCTCACGTGACGCGAGTGGTCGGGTGCTGCGCGAGGGCCTCGAGTCCGCGGGCCACGGCGTCGCCGGCTACCTCGTCGTGAAGGACGACCCGGAGGCCATCCGGAAGGCGGTGGCGGAGGCCCAGTCGGTGGGGGCCCGGGCCCTCCTCTTCACGGGGGGCACCGGCATCGGTCGACGCGACACCACCGTGGAGACGCTGCGCGGCCTGTTCGAGAAGGAGCTCCCCGGCTTCGGTGAGCTGTTCCGCATGCTCTCGTACAAGCAGATCGGCAGCCCGGCCATGATGTCGCGCGCGACCGCGGGCACGTACCAGGGAATGATCATCTTCGCCCTGCCGGGCTCGCCGCAGGCCGTACGACTCGCGCTGGAGGCGCTCATCCTCCCCGAGCTGGGCCACGCCGTACGGGAGCTGACCCGGTAA
- a CDS encoding M20/M25/M40 family metallo-hydrolase — protein sequence MHMKRLGSLALMLGCVSAYAKAPEREVWITLGADAVTEVNAAFIVAGERVPSLAGRKGDVVAMKLPESRIDLVSEVMHEKLKRCGGFLYHDTEADALAELTHDGAPQLAPSLAVTYSLDKAPVVNTLIGNMAESNIRTNIQHLSSYPTRYYTSTTGVQAATWVRDLWAGYAGARAQTGGDVTVELFTHAAWAQPSVILTIKGTQQVPVGDEEIVVLGGHLDSTNLSGTLAPGADDNASGISTLSEVIRVAMAANYQPLRTVKFMAYAAEEVGLRGSKEIADKAKNDGDKVVGVLQLDMTNYKGSVADVVLMTDFTNAAQNAFIGSLISTYVAGVQQSTSACGYGCSDHASWNAAGFAASIPFESMMGQHNSTIHTANDTLAVSNNNANHALKFAKVAGSYMVELAKGSATLSDPVPPTVALTAPTTGTTVSGTVTASATAQDNQGISRVEFLVDGAVVGTATTSPYSIAWNTAVIANGSHAVVARAYDLIGNTTDSAAVTVTTSNSSGNAIYDPVLRVPRCANVSNMCDSTTLLVGRASLGPEANGPNTVNNSCTDGVNGFFHVDESNDRIKVSTVSGNPFAAGETVLIEATVYALAARPDKLDLFHAPDANNPVWTKITTLAPPAGGQHTLSATFTLPAGANQVVRAHFRKQGSATPCTTGAYDDHDDIVFAVNP from the coding sequence ATGCATATGAAACGACTGGGTTCGTTGGCGTTGATGCTTGGCTGTGTCTCGGCGTACGCGAAGGCGCCGGAGCGCGAGGTGTGGATCACCCTCGGCGCGGATGCCGTCACGGAGGTGAACGCCGCGTTCATCGTCGCCGGAGAGCGGGTCCCCTCGCTGGCGGGGCGCAAGGGCGACGTGGTCGCGATGAAGCTGCCCGAGTCGCGCATCGACCTCGTCTCCGAGGTGATGCACGAGAAGCTCAAGCGCTGCGGCGGCTTCCTCTACCACGACACGGAGGCGGACGCGCTGGCGGAGCTGACCCACGACGGCGCGCCGCAGCTGGCCCCCTCGCTGGCCGTGACGTACTCGTTGGACAAGGCCCCGGTGGTCAACACGCTCATCGGCAACATGGCCGAGTCGAACATCCGGACCAACATCCAGCACCTCTCCAGCTACCCCACGCGCTACTACACCTCCACCACGGGCGTGCAGGCCGCCACGTGGGTGCGTGACTTGTGGGCGGGCTACGCCGGTGCTCGCGCCCAGACGGGCGGGGATGTCACCGTGGAGCTCTTCACCCACGCCGCGTGGGCGCAGCCGTCCGTCATCCTGACCATCAAGGGCACGCAGCAGGTGCCGGTGGGGGACGAGGAGATCGTCGTCCTGGGTGGCCACCTGGACTCCACCAACCTGTCGGGCACCCTGGCCCCGGGCGCTGACGACAACGCGTCCGGCATCTCCACGCTCTCCGAGGTCATCCGCGTGGCGATGGCGGCCAACTACCAGCCGCTGCGCACGGTGAAGTTCATGGCGTACGCCGCCGAGGAAGTGGGTCTGCGCGGCTCCAAGGAGATCGCCGACAAGGCCAAGAACGACGGCGACAAGGTCGTCGGCGTCCTCCAGCTCGACATGACGAACTACAAGGGCTCCGTGGCCGACGTCGTGCTGATGACGGACTTCACCAACGCGGCGCAGAACGCGTTCATCGGCAGCCTCATCTCCACCTACGTCGCCGGCGTGCAGCAGTCGACCTCGGCCTGCGGCTATGGCTGCTCGGACCACGCGTCCTGGAACGCGGCGGGCTTCGCGGCCTCCATTCCGTTCGAGTCGATGATGGGCCAGCACAACAGCACCATCCACACCGCCAACGACACCCTCGCGGTGAGCAACAACAACGCGAACCACGCGCTCAAGTTCGCCAAGGTCGCCGGCTCGTACATGGTCGAGCTCGCCAAGGGCTCCGCGACGCTGTCCGACCCCGTGCCGCCCACCGTGGCCCTCACCGCTCCGACGACGGGCACCACCGTGTCCGGCACCGTCACCGCCAGCGCCACCGCGCAGGACAACCAGGGCATCAGCCGCGTGGAGTTCCTGGTGGACGGCGCCGTCGTCGGCACCGCCACCACGTCCCCGTACTCCATCGCGTGGAACACCGCCGTCATCGCCAATGGCAGCCACGCCGTCGTTGCCCGGGCCTATGACCTCATCGGCAACACCACGGACAGCGCCGCCGTCACGGTGACGACCAGCAACTCCTCGGGCAACGCCATCTATGACCCGGTGCTGCGCGTCCCGCGCTGCGCGAACGTGTCCAACATGTGTGACTCCACCACGCTGCTCGTCGGCCGCGCGAGCCTGGGGCCCGAGGCGAACGGCCCCAACACCGTCAACAACTCGTGCACGGACGGCGTCAACGGCTTCTTCCACGTCGATGAGTCGAATGACCGCATCAAGGTCTCCACCGTCAGCGGCAACCCCTTCGCCGCCGGTGAGACGGTGCTCATCGAGGCCACGGTGTATGCGCTCGCCGCGCGTCCCGACAAGCTGGACCTGTTCCACGCTCCCGACGCGAACAACCCGGTGTGGACGAAGATCACCACCCTCGCTCCGCCGGCCGGTGGCCAGCACACGCTGTCGGCGACCTTCACGCTGCCGGCGGGTGCCAACCAGGTCGTGAGGGCGCACTTCCGCAAGCAGGGCAGCGCCACGCCGTGCACCACGGGGGCCTACGACGACCACGACGACATCGTGTTCGCCGTGAACCCGTAG
- a CDS encoding TIGR02757 family protein, with product MTRRSKTHPGLSPRAVQHLRPRLDAVLASTDARARIGFDPVEFPHRYQDARDIEVAALLAACLAYGRADLFRPKVDSLLKRMGPSPAAFVRTLDIAGAKALLTGFVYRFNVGTDLAVLLLGMGQALREHGSLEALFVRGLEAEGSLHGGLSAFTTALRRIPMEPLRKAMGPERGLHHLLPSPLGPGAAKRLNLFLRWMVRGPDTVDFGLWKRVPASALLIPLDTHIGRIAGHLGLTRRTDLTWRTAEEVTASLRALDAADPVRYDFALCHYGMSGACPARPLPENCERCPLLLACQVGPDVVAGATRRVPRTSRLKGRAMSGGERR from the coding sequence GTGACACGCCGCTCGAAGACGCACCCTGGCCTGAGCCCTCGGGCGGTGCAGCACCTGCGCCCCCGGCTCGACGCCGTGCTGGCCTCCACGGATGCCCGCGCCCGCATCGGGTTCGACCCGGTGGAGTTCCCCCACCGCTACCAGGATGCCCGCGACATCGAGGTCGCCGCGCTGCTCGCCGCCTGTCTGGCCTACGGGCGCGCGGACCTGTTCCGCCCCAAGGTGGACTCGCTCCTGAAGCGGATGGGCCCGTCTCCCGCGGCCTTCGTGCGGACGCTGGACATCGCCGGCGCCAAGGCCCTGCTGACGGGCTTCGTCTACCGCTTCAACGTGGGCACCGACCTGGCGGTGTTGCTGCTCGGCATGGGGCAGGCGCTGCGGGAGCACGGCAGCCTGGAGGCGCTGTTCGTGAGGGGCCTGGAAGCCGAGGGCTCGCTGCACGGCGGCTTGAGTGCCTTCACCACCGCGCTGCGTCGCATCCCCATGGAGCCCTTGCGCAAGGCGATGGGCCCCGAGCGGGGGCTTCATCACCTGCTGCCCTCACCCCTGGGGCCGGGCGCCGCCAAGCGGTTGAACCTGTTCCTGCGGTGGATGGTCCGGGGCCCGGACACGGTGGACTTCGGTCTCTGGAAGCGGGTGCCCGCGTCGGCGCTGCTGATTCCGTTGGACACGCACATCGGCCGCATCGCCGGACACCTGGGCCTGACGCGTCGCACGGATTTGACATGGCGGACGGCGGAGGAGGTCACGGCGTCGTTGCGGGCGTTGGATGCGGCCGACCCCGTCCGCTACGACTTCGCGCTCTGCCACTATGGGATGAGTGGCGCGTGTCCGGCCCGGCCCCTCCCGGAGAACTGCGAGCGGTGTCCGCTCCTGCTTGCCTGCCAGGTCGGGCCAGACGTGGTGGCGGGGGCGACCCGACGGGTCCCGAGGACCTCGCGGCTCAAGGGCCGCGCAATGTCGGGTGGGGAACGTCGTTGA
- a CDS encoding ATP-binding protein encodes MLATLVSVPPAVAEAVERGLRASGASPSCHVLSVTGADVIASPVEEGLLVTWDAGGPLDVLLEDVRRLHALRVVARTHLVVLTSRDDAQTEALAEAGADECVAAVGSGWGTRVVALRRRLASETDAHDVRALRRANTFLRSALDAVPEPLFVKDRQHRWVAVNHAFCGVMGHPAEALLGRSDHAFVAAHEADSFWRNDERVFLTGVADESEETLTDRTGLARVLVTKKAVFDGAGENFLVCIIRDITDQKRLESQLLLAERMASVGTLAAGVAHEINNPLAYVSSNLAYVRDLLALPELSAEQLPELREVVAEALDGAGRVCAIVRDLRTFARGDEERHGPVDVVRAVEGALRLVRNELTHRARMVCTLERVPPVHGNEVRLGQVVLNLLVNALQSLPERPAEENRVRVSLRTGRAGQVELEVGDNGHGMAPEVQRRIFDPFFTTRPVGEGTGLGLSICLTLVQAMGGRIEVSSAQGWGSTFRVVLPALAVGTVAAPESPVLGNVVPLAMRRRLLLIDDEPSVGNSVSRLVRDVYEVHAVQDAREALRRLSTGERFDAILCDLMMPGMSGMDFVVELERLAPELVLRTGLMTGGAFTAQAREFVGRHSRGLLEKPFERERLCTFVEHLFP; translated from the coding sequence GTGCTCGCGACACTGGTGTCGGTGCCTCCGGCGGTGGCGGAAGCGGTGGAGCGCGGCCTGCGCGCGTCGGGGGCGAGCCCGTCCTGCCATGTGTTGAGCGTGACGGGGGCCGATGTCATCGCCTCTCCAGTGGAGGAGGGGCTCCTGGTGACGTGGGATGCGGGAGGGCCGCTGGACGTCCTGCTCGAGGACGTGCGCCGCCTGCATGCGCTGCGCGTGGTGGCTCGCACGCACCTGGTGGTGCTCACCTCGCGGGACGACGCGCAGACCGAGGCGCTGGCGGAGGCGGGCGCGGACGAGTGCGTGGCCGCGGTGGGGTCGGGCTGGGGCACGCGGGTGGTGGCGCTGCGTCGACGGCTGGCATCGGAGACGGACGCGCATGACGTCCGAGCCTTGCGCCGCGCCAACACGTTCCTGCGCAGCGCGCTGGACGCGGTGCCGGAGCCGCTCTTCGTCAAGGACCGACAGCACCGCTGGGTGGCGGTCAACCACGCCTTCTGCGGCGTCATGGGCCATCCGGCGGAGGCGCTGCTGGGGCGCTCCGACCACGCGTTCGTCGCCGCGCACGAGGCGGACAGCTTCTGGCGCAACGATGAGCGGGTGTTCCTCACCGGCGTCGCCGACGAGAGCGAGGAGACGCTCACCGACAGGACAGGGCTGGCCCGCGTCCTGGTGACGAAGAAGGCCGTGTTCGACGGCGCGGGGGAGAACTTCCTCGTCTGCATCATCCGGGACATCACGGACCAGAAGCGTCTGGAGTCGCAGCTGCTGCTCGCCGAGCGGATGGCGTCGGTGGGCACGCTGGCCGCCGGCGTGGCGCACGAGATCAACAACCCGCTGGCCTATGTCAGCTCCAACCTCGCGTACGTGAGGGATCTGCTCGCGCTGCCGGAGCTGTCCGCGGAGCAGCTGCCGGAGCTGCGGGAGGTGGTGGCGGAGGCGCTCGACGGCGCGGGCCGCGTCTGCGCCATCGTCCGGGACTTGCGCACGTTCGCCCGGGGCGACGAGGAGCGACATGGTCCGGTGGACGTGGTGCGGGCGGTGGAGGGCGCGCTGCGACTGGTGCGCAACGAGCTGACGCACCGGGCGCGCATGGTGTGCACCCTCGAGCGCGTGCCGCCCGTGCACGGCAACGAGGTGCGGTTGGGACAGGTGGTGCTCAACCTGCTGGTCAACGCGCTCCAGTCGTTGCCCGAGCGGCCGGCCGAGGAGAACCGCGTGCGCGTCAGCCTGCGCACCGGACGCGCCGGACAGGTGGAGCTGGAGGTCGGCGACAACGGGCACGGCATGGCGCCGGAGGTGCAACGGCGCATCTTCGACCCGTTCTTCACCACGAGGCCGGTGGGGGAGGGCACGGGGTTGGGGTTGTCCATCTGTCTCACGCTGGTGCAGGCGATGGGTGGGCGCATCGAGGTGAGCAGCGCGCAGGGGTGGGGCAGCACCTTCCGCGTGGTGTTGCCCGCGCTCGCGGTGGGCACTGTCGCGGCGCCGGAGTCTCCGGTGCTGGGCAACGTGGTGCCGCTGGCGATGCGACGCAGGCTCCTGCTCATCGACGACGAGCCCTCCGTGGGCAATTCGGTGAGCCGGCTGGTGCGGGACGTGTATGAGGTGCACGCGGTGCAGGACGCGCGCGAGGCGCTGCGACGGTTGTCCACGGGCGAGCGATTCGATGCCATCCTGTGTGACCTGATGATGCCGGGCATGAGCGGAATGGACTTCGTGGTGGAACTGGAGCGGCTGGCGCCGGAGCTGGTGCTGCGCACCGGGCTGATGACGGGTGGGGCCTTCACCGCGCAGGCGCGGGAGTTCGTGGGGCGCCACTCGCGAGGGCTCTTGGAGAAGCCCTTCGAGCGCGAGCGCCTGTGCACCTTCGTGGAGCACCTGTTCCCATGA
- a CDS encoding phytoene desaturase family protein — MSDLDYDVVVVGAGFGGLATALELTRRGARVALCESLSYPGGCASTFRRGGFAFESGATLFSGFEPHQLFGRWIREHAMDVTVDWLDPVVELRTPGLRLPVTRARARFIESLCALPEAPAPAIRRLFELQSQVAGALWSMFDDPDLLPPFDLRALFRHAARLHRYAPLARWLGRPLGAVLEHLGLSRFTPLRTYLDALCQITVQCSAAEAETPFALAAMDYYWRGTGHVRGGIGQLAWALARAMEARGGTLMFANRVKGLSRQEGHWKVDTRRGVLRARHVVANLLPGGLMRLAGLSPERVSAMRVLSERVAEGWGAAMLYLVIKAPDTVSREASHLELVRDEQAPFIEGNHVFMSISGEEDTGRAPEGHRTVTTSTHVPLRKLGAMPTEEQARYIADIQTRMRESLEQLAPEWMPHVTRVLPASPRTFQRFTQRESGAVGGVPRRAGLSHYRQLGPLRVMEGLWLVGDSAFPGQSTLATAVGGVRTAVSVAREC, encoded by the coding sequence ATGTCGGACTTGGATTACGACGTGGTGGTGGTGGGCGCGGGTTTCGGAGGGCTCGCCACGGCGCTGGAGCTGACCCGGAGAGGCGCGCGCGTGGCGCTGTGCGAATCGCTCAGCTATCCCGGCGGCTGCGCCAGCACGTTTCGTCGCGGGGGCTTCGCGTTCGAGTCCGGCGCGACGTTGTTCTCCGGCTTCGAGCCTCATCAACTCTTCGGCCGCTGGATTCGCGAGCATGCGATGGACGTCACGGTGGACTGGTTGGACCCCGTGGTGGAGCTGCGCACGCCCGGACTGCGGTTGCCGGTGACACGAGCGCGCGCCCGGTTCATCGAGTCCCTGTGCGCCCTGCCGGAAGCCCCCGCTCCCGCGATTCGTCGCCTGTTCGAGCTCCAGTCCCAGGTGGCCGGCGCGCTCTGGTCCATGTTCGATGACCCGGACCTGTTGCCACCCTTCGACCTCCGCGCGCTCTTCCGCCACGCCGCGCGACTGCATCGCTATGCGCCCCTCGCGAGGTGGCTCGGTCGTCCGCTCGGAGCAGTGCTCGAGCACCTGGGCCTCTCGCGCTTCACCCCGCTGCGCACGTACCTGGATGCCCTCTGTCAAATCACCGTGCAGTGCTCGGCCGCGGAAGCGGAGACGCCCTTCGCGCTCGCGGCGATGGACTATTACTGGCGAGGCACGGGCCACGTCCGGGGAGGCATCGGACAGCTCGCGTGGGCCCTGGCCCGAGCGATGGAGGCACGCGGCGGAACGCTGATGTTCGCGAACCGTGTGAAGGGCCTGTCTCGTCAGGAAGGGCACTGGAAGGTGGACACCCGTCGAGGAGTGCTCCGAGCCCGGCACGTGGTGGCCAACCTGCTTCCGGGAGGATTGATGCGTCTCGCGGGTCTGTCTCCCGAGCGCGTCAGCGCCATGCGTGTGTTGTCGGAGCGGGTCGCCGAGGGTTGGGGCGCGGCGATGCTCTATCTCGTCATCAAGGCTCCGGACACGGTGTCACGCGAGGCGAGCCACCTGGAGCTCGTGCGCGACGAACAAGCCCCGTTCATTGAAGGCAACCACGTCTTCATGTCCATCAGCGGCGAGGAGGACACGGGCCGCGCGCCCGAGGGGCATCGCACGGTGACGACGTCCACGCATGTCCCCCTGCGCAAGCTGGGAGCGATGCCCACCGAGGAGCAGGCCCGCTACATCGCGGACATCCAGACGCGCATGCGCGAGTCCCTGGAGCAGCTCGCGCCCGAGTGGATGCCCCACGTCACACGGGTCCTCCCGGCGTCTCCGCGCACCTTCCAGCGCTTCACCCAGCGGGAGTCCGGCGCGGTGGGCGGCGTGCCCCGTCGCGCGGGCCTGAGCCACTACCGACAGCTGGGCCCGCTGCGCGTCATGGAGGGCTTGTGGCTGGTGGGCGACTCGGCGTTCCCCGGACAGAGCACCCTGGCCACGGCGGTGGGCGGCGTGCGCACGGCGGTGAGCGTCGCGCGCGAGTGCTGA
- a CDS encoding tetratricopeptide repeat protein, which produces MHRLLAVLCLVLVAGCASAPKSNPEPKAAAPEPSKRPPFLNPAEIMKRIEDSPVTYRVDGKDSPPGGWADQLWPQRVASLEAPRVVEQQGERVIVEWPESPEVRALLDAAEPHFQAKRYEEAGALYEKATSVCPQCYFAWNFRGDAAYFAGDATTALGHYQQATRLNPNDHRSWFFQGNALARLGRFEEALESWAWCLVLNPRYPVIRQFFRANVGLGLVVREDVIVPRGYAERAGEEISIQFDPDHDPAWFAFANCKALWLGEPSHRQEMTGTTKEHFTSVEELECLGSALLVHENQKKKGETERSDPTLERLSRITEEGLLMQAVLFEVGARVHPQVVLTLDDDMRQRLKTYVLKHVLVPASSVDKYDL; this is translated from the coding sequence GTGCACCGCCTCCTCGCCGTCCTCTGCCTCGTGCTCGTGGCTGGTTGCGCCTCCGCCCCAAAGAGCAACCCGGAGCCCAAGGCCGCCGCGCCGGAGCCCTCGAAGCGGCCTCCGTTCCTCAATCCGGCTGAAATCATGAAGCGCATCGAGGACTCGCCGGTGACGTATCGCGTGGACGGGAAGGACTCGCCGCCGGGCGGCTGGGCGGACCAGCTCTGGCCGCAGCGGGTGGCTTCGCTCGAGGCGCCGCGCGTGGTGGAGCAACAGGGTGAGCGCGTCATCGTCGAGTGGCCCGAGAGCCCCGAGGTGCGCGCGCTGCTCGACGCGGCTGAACCGCACTTCCAGGCCAAGCGCTACGAGGAGGCGGGGGCGTTGTACGAGAAGGCCACGAGCGTGTGCCCGCAGTGCTATTTCGCGTGGAACTTCCGCGGCGACGCGGCGTACTTCGCGGGCGACGCGACCACCGCGCTCGGGCACTACCAGCAGGCCACGCGCCTCAACCCGAATGACCACCGCTCGTGGTTCTTCCAGGGCAACGCGCTCGCGCGGCTCGGCCGCTTCGAGGAGGCCCTGGAGTCGTGGGCGTGGTGCCTGGTGCTCAACCCGCGCTACCCCGTCATCCGCCAGTTCTTCCGCGCCAACGTGGGGCTGGGGCTGGTGGTGCGCGAGGACGTCATCGTCCCTCGCGGCTACGCGGAGCGGGCCGGCGAGGAGATCTCCATCCAGTTCGACCCCGACCACGACCCGGCGTGGTTCGCCTTCGCCAACTGCAAGGCGCTGTGGCTGGGCGAGCCGTCACACCGCCAGGAGATGACGGGTACCACGAAGGAGCACTTCACGTCGGTGGAGGAGCTGGAGTGCCTGGGCTCGGCGCTGCTCGTCCACGAGAACCAGAAGAAGAAGGGGGAGACGGAGCGCTCGGACCCCACGCTCGAACGACTGTCCCGCATCACCGAGGAGGGCTTGTTGATGCAGGCGGTGCTCTTCGAGGTGGGGGCCCGGGTGCACCCCCAGGTCGTGCTCACCCTCGATGACGACATGCGCCAGCGCCTCAAGACCTACGTGCTCAAGCACGTGCTGGTGCCGGCGTCATCGGTGGACAAGTACGACCTGTGA
- a CDS encoding energy transducer TonB has protein sequence MFKSVIERQRAGRLGAGMSWSIAVHAALFGAVLVISARPTEVAPEPEPDIVMKLTARPQVAKGYTAPAQPKTQAPPPKTRKPKRDTFPTQINPMPVDPKPADVEPEPVANTTDTGDTEPTGVPGGHPDGDPDSTVIGLPYVPGLPPGGMGEGTGEDVIPFGGGMTPPVLMGGQPLDYTEQARMARVEGTVIAKCVITREGDVRDCRIIKGMAHMDEHVTEALHTRRYSPVKFQGKAVSVSYVFTLRFKLPR, from the coding sequence ATGTTCAAGTCGGTCATCGAGCGGCAGCGAGCTGGGCGTCTGGGAGCGGGGATGTCGTGGTCCATCGCCGTGCACGCGGCGCTCTTCGGCGCGGTCCTGGTCATCTCCGCGCGGCCCACCGAAGTGGCACCCGAGCCGGAGCCGGATATCGTCATGAAGCTCACGGCGCGTCCGCAGGTGGCCAAGGGCTACACGGCGCCGGCGCAGCCCAAGACGCAGGCCCCGCCGCCCAAGACGCGCAAGCCCAAGCGCGACACCTTCCCCACGCAGATCAACCCGATGCCGGTAGACCCCAAGCCCGCCGACGTGGAGCCGGAGCCGGTGGCGAACACGACGGACACGGGTGACACCGAGCCCACGGGCGTCCCGGGAGGACACCCGGACGGAGACCCGGACAGCACGGTCATCGGGCTGCCCTACGTCCCCGGCCTGCCCCCGGGCGGAATGGGTGAGGGTACGGGCGAGGACGTCATCCCGTTCGGCGGAGGCATGACGCCACCGGTGCTCATGGGCGGCCAGCCGCTCGACTACACGGAGCAGGCCCGCATGGCGCGTGTGGAGGGCACCGTCATCGCCAAGTGCGTCATCACCCGCGAGGGCGACGTGCGCGACTGCCGCATCATCAAGGGCATGGCGCACATGGACGAGCACGTGACGGAGGCGCTGCACACCCGGCGCTACAGCCCGGTGAAGTTCCAGGGCAAGGCCGTGAGCGTCTCCTACGTGTTCACGCTCCGCTTCAAGCTGCCGCGCTAG
- a CDS encoding response regulator transcription factor, with protein MTTTSPPSTTRPTILIVEDDAHLRVGLRDNLLDEGYVVSEAPSARDAEPLLREREFDLLILDVMLPGEDGYSFCRRLRAQGVKSLVMMLTARSLEDDIVRGFEAGAQDYLTKPYRLRELLARVGALVRRAGTAPAQVTTFGGYSLDLGRRTVTKPDGVGVELTRTEFDLLAYLLRHRERALPRGEILDAVWGRDVVVDPRTVDNFVSSLKKKLGWTSASGFSIHTLRGVGYRMEVSSP; from the coding sequence ATGACCACCACCTCACCACCCTCCACCACCCGCCCCACCATCCTCATCGTCGAGGACGACGCGCACCTGCGCGTGGGCCTCCGGGACAACCTGTTGGACGAGGGCTACGTCGTCTCCGAGGCCCCCAGCGCGCGCGACGCGGAGCCGCTCTTGCGCGAGCGCGAGTTCGACCTGCTCATCCTGGACGTCATGCTCCCGGGCGAGGACGGCTACAGCTTCTGCCGTCGCCTGCGGGCGCAAGGGGTGAAGAGCCTGGTGATGATGCTCACCGCGCGCTCGCTCGAGGACGACATCGTCCGGGGGTTCGAGGCGGGGGCGCAGGACTACCTCACCAAGCCCTACCGACTGCGGGAGCTGCTCGCGCGCGTGGGCGCGTTGGTGCGCCGCGCGGGCACGGCGCCGGCGCAGGTGACGACGTTCGGCGGGTACTCGTTGGATTTGGGACGCCGCACGGTGACGAAGCCGGATGGCGTGGGCGTGGAGCTGACGCGCACGGAGTTCGACCTGCTCGCCTACCTCTTGCGTCACCGCGAGCGCGCGCTGCCCCGCGGCGAAATCCTGGACGCGGTGTGGGGCCGTGACGTGGTGGTGGACCCGCGCACGGTGGACAACTTCGTCTCCAGTCTGAAGAAGAAGCTCGGTTGGACGAGCGCCTCCGGTTTCAGCATCCACACGCTGCGCGGTGTGGGGTACCGGATGGAGGTCTCGTCACCATGA